One stretch of Glycine soja cultivar W05 chromosome 7, ASM419377v2, whole genome shotgun sequence DNA includes these proteins:
- the LOC114417658 gene encoding pseudo histidine-containing phosphotransfer protein 6-like: MLGLGADLLWADMNRLLAFLFHQGVLDEQFLQLQQLQDETSPNFVSEVVNIYFHESEKLLRNLRALLMEKEFSDYKKMGIHLNQFVGSSSSIGAKRVRNVCVAFRAATEQNNRAGCLRALEMLEHEYCYLKNKLHELFQIEQQRALAAGVRYPVQN; encoded by the exons ATGCTTGGTTTGGGTGCGGACCTCTTGTGGGCCGACATGAACCGTCTCCTCGCCTTTCTCTTCCACcag GGAGTGTTGGATGAGCAATTCTTGCAGCTTCAGCAGCTGCAGGATGAGACCTCCCCAAACTTCGTCTCCGAGGTTGTCAACATTTATTTCCACGAATCCGAAAAGCTTCTCAGAAATCTCAGAGCTTTGCT GATGGAGAAGGAGTTTTCTGACTATAAGAAAATGGGGATACATTTGAATCAGTTCGTGGGTAGCAGCTCAAGTATTGGCGCCAAGAGAGTTAGAAATGTTTGCGTTGCCTTTCGTGCAGCTACTGAACAGAATAACCGTGCTGG TTGCTTGCGAGCGTTGGAGATGCTGGAGCATGAATATTGCTATCTCAAGAACAAATTGCACGAATTGTTCCAA ATTGAACAGCAACGTGCTTTGGCAGCAGGAGTAAGGTACCCGGTGCAGAATTAA